A stretch of the Pseudomonas helvetica genome encodes the following:
- the radA gene encoding DNA repair protein RadA — translation MAKAKRMYGCTECGSTFPKWAGQCGECGAWNTLTETLVESGGAAAPSGRTGWAGQQAQIKTLAEVSVEEIPRFSTASGELDRVLGGGLVDGSVVLIGGDPGIGKSTILLQTLCNLATRMPALYVTGEESQQQVAMRARRLGLPQDQLRVMTETCIETIIATARVEKPKVMVIDSIQTIFTEQLQSAPGGVSQVRESAALLVRYAKQSGTAIFLVGHVTKEGALAGPRVLEHMVDTVLYFEGESDGRLRLLRAVKNRFGAVNELGVFGMTDKGLKEVSNPSAIFLTRAQEEVPGSVVMATWEGTRPMLVEVQALVDDSHLANPRRVTLGLDQNRLAMLLAVLHRHGGIPTHDQDVFLNVVGGVKVLETASDLALMAAVMSSLRNRPLPHDLLVFGEVGLSGEVRPVPSGQERLKEAAKHGFKRAIVPKGNAPKEAPAGLRIIAVTRLEQALDALFE, via the coding sequence ATGGCCAAGGCAAAGCGCATGTACGGCTGCACCGAGTGCGGCTCGACCTTCCCCAAGTGGGCCGGCCAATGCGGCGAATGCGGGGCCTGGAACACCCTGACCGAAACCCTGGTGGAAAGTGGCGGTGCCGCTGCCCCCAGCGGTCGTACCGGCTGGGCCGGGCAGCAGGCGCAGATCAAGACGCTGGCCGAAGTCAGTGTCGAAGAAATTCCACGTTTCTCCACCGCGTCCGGCGAGCTGGATCGGGTGCTCGGTGGCGGCCTGGTCGACGGCTCGGTGGTGTTGATCGGCGGTGATCCGGGGATCGGCAAGTCGACGATCCTTCTGCAAACCCTGTGCAACCTCGCAACCCGGATGCCGGCGCTCTATGTCACGGGCGAAGAATCCCAGCAGCAAGTGGCCATGCGCGCTCGACGTCTGGGCTTGCCGCAAGATCAACTGCGAGTCATGACCGAAACCTGCATCGAAACCATCATCGCCACGGCACGGGTGGAAAAACCCAAGGTCATGGTGATCGACTCGATCCAGACGATTTTCACCGAGCAACTGCAATCGGCACCGGGCGGCGTTTCTCAGGTTCGCGAAAGCGCGGCATTGCTGGTGCGTTACGCGAAACAAAGCGGCACGGCGATTTTCCTCGTCGGCCACGTGACCAAAGAAGGCGCGTTGGCGGGGCCCCGAGTGCTGGAACACATGGTCGACACGGTGCTGTATTTCGAAGGCGAGTCGGATGGACGCTTGCGTCTGTTGCGAGCGGTGAAAAACCGCTTCGGTGCGGTCAACGAGTTGGGCGTGTTCGGTATGACCGACAAGGGTTTGAAAGAGGTCTCCAACCCTTCGGCGATTTTCCTCACCCGCGCGCAGGAAGAAGTGCCGGGCAGCGTAGTGATGGCGACGTGGGAAGGCACGCGACCGATGCTGGTGGAAGTTCAGGCTCTGGTGGACGACAGCCACCTGGCCAACCCGCGCCGTGTCACCCTCGGCCTGGATCAGAATCGCCTGGCCATGCTGTTGGCGGTGCTGCACCGTCATGGAGGCATACCGACTCACGACCAGGACGTGTTCCTCAACGTGGTCGGCGGGGTCAAGGTGCTGGAGACGGCGTCCGATCTGGCGTTGATGGCAGCCGTGATGTCCAGCCTGCGCAATCGGCCATTGCCACATGATCTGTTGGTGTTTGGTGAGGTTGGCTTGTCTGGTGAAGTGCGGCCGGTGCCAAGCGGTCAGGAGCGCTTGAAGGAAGCCGCCAAGCACGGCTTCAAACGCGCCATCGTGCCCAAGGGCAATGCGCCGAAGGAAGCGCCTGCCGGGTTACGGATCATCGCGGTGACGCGACTGGAACAGGCCCTGGACGCGTTATTTGAATAA
- a CDS encoding ankyrin repeat domain-containing protein produces MRIYLCLFLASLASSVYAEPGADLTKDPVALKAQLQDYYFDAARRGDVPMLETFIEAGYSLETRDSKGYTALILAAYHGQSAAVERLLGAGANACAQDLRGNTALMGAIFKGEVQIARRLLATDCSPEQRNGAGQTAAMYAGLFKRVELLDALAAKGADLNAEDPLGNSAARLAAGEIRTPAPR; encoded by the coding sequence ATGCGAATATATCTTTGCCTGTTTCTGGCCAGCCTGGCGAGCAGCGTTTATGCAGAACCGGGTGCCGACCTGACCAAGGACCCGGTAGCGCTCAAGGCGCAATTGCAGGATTACTACTTTGACGCCGCTCGTCGCGGCGATGTGCCGATGCTCGAGACGTTCATCGAGGCGGGTTATTCCCTCGAGACTCGCGACAGCAAGGGTTACACCGCTTTGATCCTGGCGGCTTACCATGGTCAGTCTGCGGCGGTAGAGCGCTTGCTCGGCGCCGGGGCCAATGCCTGTGCCCAGGACCTGCGTGGCAATACGGCGCTGATGGGGGCGATCTTCAAGGGCGAAGTGCAAATAGCCCGGCGACTGTTGGCGACCGATTGCAGCCCGGAGCAACGTAATGGCGCAGGCCAGACGGCGGCGATGTATGCGGGCCTGTTCAAACGGGTCGAGTTGCTCGACGCGTTGGCTGCCAAGGGGGCCGACCTGAATGCCGAGGATCCGCTGGGTAACAGCGCCGCGCGTCTGGCCGCGGGCGAAATCCGTACCCCGGCGCCGCGCTGA